GACGAGTATTTTGATATCTCTAGTGGTTTTAATTGGTTTTTATCAGATCTTAAACGAGTATAAAAGAAAGCTAAGTGATTACTTTGAAGATAAATTTGCATTTGCTTTAAGGATGATAAGTAGGAATCTACTTTCTGGCCGAACGATTATTTCTGCTATGGAGTCAGCATCCCGTCATACAGTTGGAAAAATTCGCCTTGAATTTGAACGTATCATTAAACAAGTACATGCTGGTAATACTTTGGAAGAGGCGTTAGCTTCAGGAGAAAAAATTTACCCTTACAAAGGCTATATTGTTTTCAGTGCAAACGTGCAAATGAGCTTAAAGCGTGGAGGGAGTATTAAAGATTCACTTAATGAGCTGGCTCAAGATCTTGTTGCTTCACAAGTTATAAGAAAAAAAACTCAAGCACTGACCTCTGAATCAAGGGGAGCAGCTAAGATACTCGCATTATTACCTTTCATTATGTTGTTTATATTAAAGAATTTGGCACAAGATAATTTTAATTACCTGCTTAATGAACAATATGGTAAGTATATAATTGTCTATGTTGTTGTTAGTGTAACAATTGGTTTTGTTATGATTCAAAAAATGATAAATAGTGTTTCATTATGATTGTTGCTATAAGCCTTATTGTATTTTTTATAGGTGTATTCATCTTTATAATTAATAGCTTAAATATGAAGAAGGAACAAGATTATGTTGATAACTTTATTTTCATGATATCTGATCATGATGATAAACAAGAATATTATAGTATATTTAACCAAATCTCTGAAAAGAAAAAGTTACTTGATGATTTTTTATATAGTTTATTGTCTAAGTACTTTTCTGAAAGTGAAATGTTTACTATGCTACCAAGTGGAGGGTTAATAGAAAAAAACATAAAACTAACTTCTTTTTATGTGTTTTCTTAGAGGTTGCTTTATTTATTTACTTCATTTTTTTTATATCAGGAGTGTCAATTAAATCTTTTACTATAGTGATTGTTTTTGTTTATGTTAACAATATCTTAGTTAAATTATTCTTTGAGAAGTTCTTCATCAAGGAAGAAAGAACTAGAATAAAAGTAAACTTTACTTATTTTCTGGATTTGCTAGCAACTGCAACGAAATCAGGTATGACGATTGAGCTTGCATTAATTGCGGTCTCTGAGTATATCGGTTCGATGTCATTATCATTGTCTAATTACATTCATATATACTCAAATGATATTTCGACTAATGGATTCACAGTAGCAAGTGAAAACTTGAGAAAGAATATTGAAATTCAAGAAATAAAAGATTTCACAGCTGTACTTGAGAATGCTGTTGAAAGTGGCGCTGCTGTTAATGATGCTTTACGAATGTTATCTAAGGAAACCCGAAGTTTTCATTTTATTGAAACCGAAGAAAAAATTGGGAAAATAAGTGCTAAAATGGGCGTGCCTCTTATTTTATTCATCATGTTCCCAATCATTGTTGAAATTATTGCTCCTGGTGTTCTCAATCTTATGAGTAAACTATAATGAAAAAACTGATCATATATTGCCTTTTTGGCTTATGTTTATCTGCTTGTCAAGCAACCAAGACTTCTGAAATTGGTCCTGAGTTGACTTTTAACCTAAAAAGCTACGAAAAGGTGATTTCTCAATTATCTGAAAAGAAGTTGCTTACAGACAGAGAAAACTACATGTTGGCGTATTCTTTTTATAAAATTGGTCAAAGTGATAGAGCTATATTTTTGCTGAGTGGTAAGAAGCAGTTAAAGGATGATGATCTCTATCTTTTAGCTATTATTTATTTAGAAAATAATGATAAAGCAAGTGCAAAAAACTACTTAGATAAAATAAAGTCCCACAAGTCCTATCAAGAAGATAACAAGCTGGCAGCAAAAGTAGATAATCTCTATTTATTAGCCAAATGTGATGATCTTGGTAAAGAGCAATGTAGTACGGAATTTAACTCATTGAGTAAAAAATATCCAACCTCTGAGTTTATTTATAAGAATATGCTCCTGTCTCACTTCGTTTATCAGCCAAATGACAAGTCTAATTTCTTAAAGATTTATAATACCTATGAAACGAATAAGGAAGATCTGGAGTCTGTTGTACTGGCTGGTGTGATTTCAGGTCAGGATGATATTGCCATCGAGCTATTAAATAAAAAATATAAAGATAAAGACAAAGTATTATTAATTTATGAAGCGATAAAAGATGCAAAAGTTAACGAGTGAATCAGGCTCAGCTTCCGTGGAAGCAATATTTACTATTCCAATACTGATTTATATCCTTATTGTTATGGTTGGTTTTCTTCAATATGTTCATAATGAAAGTATATTTAACTATAATATAACTCGAGCATTACATTTGTTTGATTATAATTCTATCGTTATCGATAATGATCTTGATGCATCGAAGCTGAAGTTTATTGAATCTCTTAATTATAATTTGAATCAGAGTGTTATTAATTTAGATGAAGATAGCCTTCGTTTTGATTGCTTTGATGATTTAAATAGTCTTATAAACAGTTCTTATTCTATTGAATGTAATAGAAGTACTATCGGTGAATCTCAAGTGATTCGTATTAGCTTTCAACTTGATTACAAGAGATTTTCTTGGTTATTCTCGAAAATATTTCCAGATGACTTTTTAGGTTTGAGTAGGGAGTTAATTATCTTAAATGAATCAATTTAATACAGATTCCGGCAGCATTGCTGTTGAAGCGACGATACTTATGCCATGTCTGTTGATTTTGACGCTTCTTATTATGCAATTTTCTGCTGCCACCTCTCTTAAACTTGAGTTATCTGATATGACTTTTCAAATAGGGCGTTTAATATCGAATAGACATGATGTGTTTTCAGGTAATCTATCTAGCACAGACATCAATAAGATATCTAAGGCTTTTCATCTTGAAGAAAGAAATATATCTATTTTTGTTGAAGAGCTAGCGTATGGAGAGATTGACTCCAGTGGACAGAATTACAATATATTAAAATTGTATCATGATATTGATGGTCGGCACTGCGACATAGATGAAGCATTATCTGTTCAGCCAGTAATTAATGCTTTTAATAAGTTTCACTCAGTTTATCGAGTGACTCTATGTCGTCATATTGAGAGCTTCAATACGCTTCCTATACCCAATACCCTCTATAACTGGTTTGAAGTTAAGTTTTCCTCGACCCACTATGGGATACATCACTAATGAAGAAGCAACAAGGCTCGATTATCCCCTTATTTATATTAGTCATGCTTTCTGCCTTTGTGTTCACTTATTACACTTATGATATCAGCCGTAGCTATTTAGCGGCTAAAGTTCAAATTAACACCACTCGTGAAATTAATAATTTAATTTCAATTAGCGGTGACACACTTACTGATATCAACCAATCGATAGCACAGCTAAATGGACTGGATATTGATCATTCAAAAGGAGATTGGTCTTATGACAACTATGAGGAAAATGACGTTATTTCTGTTGTTTCCACAGTTAACTTGACCCAACACCGTAAACTGACGCAAGCATTACCGGATGTATCAGATGATGGATTTGAAGTTGAAACTAAGACTATACGAGCTAAGCATTACGAGGATCTGAATATTATCGTGACAATTTCTGATGATTCAGAGACTAAATACTTGGTCAATAGTGTCAAATATTCACTGAATAATGCTCTTAAAGTCTTATTTGAACACACTAACTCTAATTTGACCGTCGTTCCTTTTGGCTATCGCATCAATATAAATGGTAAATGCTGGACAACCTTTCCTCGTGGAGATGGTTTTTCTTTTCAATGGTGGGAAGCCTATTATGCACAACTTGATATATTAGATGCTCTAGAGCAGCAACAGCAAAATATCGATAATTTGATTGCTAATACCCGTCATCAGATTGAGCAAAAACAAGCCCGCATTGACGAAATTGATCAATTACTGGCAACAACAGATGATCCAGAAGAAATCGATAATTTAAACGCAGAAAAAGAAGCACTTGAAGATGAAATACAAGAGTTGCAAAGGCAGTTAGAAGATTTATTAAACCAGAAGGAAGACATTGATAATCAAGTTAATGATCAGCAACAGACGATCGAGGATTTACAGTCTTCTCCAACATTCATGAAATATAATGAATTAGCAGACCATTACGCTAAAAGTGGTCAAAATTATCTTTATATTGACAATTACTTCGATGCTTTTCTTTATGATCACTCTTATGACTATACCGAAGATGATGCAAGAGACGACGCTCTTGTTACTGAGTTTAAGCCTGGTTCATTAAATAAGCTTAGCATTACTAAGAATAAATATTTCGGTAACAGCCAGACTTGCCCAAGTAAAGCAGTCATTGAGGAGACAACGAGTTATCGTGCTTTTCTCTCTACCGTGAACCAAATGAGCTTTAGTTCGCCGTTTGTCTCACCCATTCAAGGTGTCAATTATGCGTTGAAGCACTCTTTTTTAAGTAATAAAGCAAACAGAACGGCAGTTATTCATCTTACTGCTTTAACTGATGACAAGTTATCTGAGCAAGATCAGAAAGAGAGTGATAAAGATATTTTACAACAGTTCTGCCAGACAATAAAAAAAGATTACATCCACGATGTTTCAGCTAAGTCGATTTTCATTGTTAACGATGATTCTAATATCTCAGAGATTGAGTCATTAGAATGTGCGAACCTCTGGCATGATCAATACAGTATTATTAACATTGATGAATTTGATGACGATGACTTACTTACTGATCGTATTGCCTATGAACTTTTACAAGAATCGAGTTCAAACTATATTGGAAATATAAATGAATCATAATTTGAGAACCTTATTGTGTGCTTTTGCCTTTTTCTTTGGCATCACACAGTTATCCTATGCAGATGATGTTGTTGATCACTGTGATGCATACTTGATCCCGAAAAATAAAATAAAAGATGGTAGTTACTATTCTTTTATGGGACGTACGATCGAATCACATTCAGTGCAAAGTTATCTACTAAAGCAAAAGTTGAGCGAGTTTAAATCGGCTGCGTATGATATCTGTGAGAGAAGTGATTTTTCTTTCCTTCATCGCACCTTGAGCGCCAGTCGCTTTACACATCTTTCAACTCTCTATTTTGAGACTGATTTTTTTGAAATCAATGATAGGGACCTCTCGCACATATCATCGTCTAATGAATTTATTGACGCCGATGCTTTATTAATTGTTGGTTCTGCCTCTGTGATCGGTGATGATTTCCACAACTTGAATTTATCGTTGAAGCGTGCAGACCAAGTTGTACAGCGTTTAAAAGGCCGAAAAGACATTTTCCTATTGAATATCGGTGCTTTTGGTCAAGATACAACTCGTGCGAATGATGAATTTTACAAGGCTAAACGCCGCAGTGTTTCCATCTATGGGCTTTCTTATGAATAAGCAAGTATTCTGGAAACTGGATAAAAGCCATCGCAGACTGTACGGTGAAAATGGCATAGAGATACATTTTACCAAATATGAGTTTAATCTGTTTTTTTACTTGTTGTCCCAGCAACAACAGGTGTGTTCTAGTTCATCGATCATTGAGCAAGTTTGGGGTGATTCGCCAAAGGGCAGCTATGCTGCAGACAGTTCAAATCTTATTCAGTTAATCTCTAAAATTAGGCGGCAGTTAAAACCGCTTGAAAAAATCATGGAAATTAAAAGCCAACGTGGTGTGGGCTACTTTCTTTCTATGTCTGAAGGGTATGTGTTTAATGACGATGAAATAAGCTACACCCCACAAACGATTTACGATAGAGATTCTGAGACGGAAAAAAAATATCGCTTTTATCAAAGCCAATTTTTAAAACAGCTGTTTAGTCTTAACCAAGATCGTCAATTTAGAATACGCGATTTTGGTTTCGTGTTGCTTCTTTCAGTGTTTTTTGGGGGGATTTTATTGTTGCGCCAGACTTCGCGGCTTCCGACAAGTCCAGTTTACAAGGCGAATTCTGGTTTGCATGTTGGAGACTGTGGCATTCCATCAGAGCTGATTTTTACTCAAGAAAATTTGGCTTGTAGCGATATCAGCGACTTTAATTTTGCACAAGATCATTCCTATATCATCAGTAAAGCAGCAGGGAATATCTATGTTTCTTCGTTTTAAGAAGTCAGGTGTGCTGTTGATGGCGTTTATGGTTTTTTTAGGTGCTACGATGTTAAAAGCAACTGAACCAAGTGAGGTTTGTTACCATCTGAATGCTCAGTTTTTGTCTGATTCTGGCGCTAATTTTGCTTACTCAGTTGATGTATTGAGTAATGGTAAACTGCTATTAGAAACCGAGCTCAGCGCTAATGGCCAGCATTATCAGTATTCTCGCTTATTCGAATACAGCCATATAAAATCGAATACTTTCATTATTCATGAAGTGGGTCGACGCTCTGATGAGAGTCGCGATATTGAGCCGTTTTTAAAGTTTGATTTCTTTAAGTCCTTACAAGAAGTTGAATTATTTAAGCCTTCAGCAGAAGTGGTACTTGCTCGTTCTGAATCCAGATACCTTTATCTACATTCTTCACAAGCATTATAGGTTTTAAACAACCTGACATCAGCATCTTGAGGTGACTTAGGTATTGACTAAGAAAAAAAAGGGGAAGCATAGACTTCCCCCAAACGTGCGACTGACTCACACTTAATTTACACATTACCTAGGGGTGAACTTGTGTATACCCAAGCATCTTGAGGTTACTTGGGTACAGCGAATAAACAAAGTCTCCTATTTGTCGTATGCATGCTTAGCTTTGCGATTCTAAAAAGTTTATCCACGGGCCTGCCATATTGCTTATTTCTGGTACAAGAGCTGAATTTTTCATCGCTTTAAGAGCATGATTGGGCTGATTCAATTCAAAATGTGCCATGCCTCGAATATAACTCAGTTCCCCTTTGTCCTTTCGCTTGGCATCCGGCGCGGCTTTTTTGGCAAACTTGGTTGCTGCTGCATATTGCTTATCTAAAATCATTAAACGAGCAACTTTGAGCTGCGTCTTGGCTGTGGGTGCCATGTTATAAGCAAGAAGGTAAGTATCAATCGACTTATCTAATTCTTGCGCTTGTTGCCAGAAAGAAGCCAACTTTTCTAAGTTAGCGGCACTGCGCGTCACCAGACCTTGCTCTATGGAAGCTTGTAGCGTGGTGGCTGCTCGATAAGGGACACCTTGATAAGCTTGGAAGTTGACCAAACGTAAATGCTCTTTTTCACCTTCTAATAGACCTAATTTGTGGGCCATTTCTAATGTGGATAAGGCATTGCGCTCTTGTTTCAACTCCATGTATATGCCGGAGAGCTGAGTCCAGTAACGCTTATTTTGTGGGTACTCAGTAGTTAAGATCTTAAGTACCCCCGCCACACTTCTAAACTGTTTGAGTTCGTAATGGGCAGACATCAACAACTGATACCAAGATTCACTCGGGTTTTTACTCATCGCAATCGCTTGTTTGGTGGGAGGGATTGCATTTTTGTAATCTCCAAGTTGAACATAGGCACTGGCTAGAGTGATATAAGCGTGTGCTTGTGGTTTTTCTTCTGTGCTCTGTGCGGTTTTAAACCATTCCTTCATGGTTACAACGGATTGTTTAAATTGCCCCTCTGCGAGATAAAGTTGGGCTAAGCTGTAACGCACTTGCTGGGCTACGGGTACTGGCAATGCGTCAAGGCTTAAGGCCTGAGCAAAATATTTTGCAGCTTTGGGATAGTCATCTTTTAATGAATATAGAAATCCCATTTGTTGCAGCAAAACGGCTTTGTCATATTGTTTTTTCCCCGAGCTTTTTAGTGCCGCGTTGATCTTGGCGACGGCTTTGGTGTAATTCTCCTCAGCAATCAGCTCTTGTACTTTATTGACTGTCCGAAATGTTCTGTCAGATAGCTCCGGGTTAGCGGCAATAACAGGCGCGCTAGACACGCCTGAAATCAACGCCAGAGAAGCCAACCACTTTATATATCCTTTCATTGTGTGACTCCTTAATTGGTTGAGAACTCAATTTCCTGTGATAAGCGGGCATCAGCGGGCTTACCATCGACCATCTTGGGTTTAAAGGTCCACTTTGAAACGGTTTTTTTCGCGGCTCGACCTAACCCGAGTTTGCGAGGCGTTTCTTTGAGTACTTTGATGTCCTGAACCCCACCTCGTTGGTTGACGGTAAACTCGATTAAAACGATGCCCTTTTCGATTCCTGCTCGTGCTGCCTTACGTGGCATCTGAGGTTGGAATGTGGCCAAAGGTACGGGGCCGCCGCTTCCTGCCAATTTAGCTCCACCACCTTGGGTGTAGTGACCGAGTACCGAACCACCAGTCACATTGACTGGCAGATCCAGTTTTGGCATATCCATTGGAATTTGCTCCATAACCGGCTTGACCGTTGCGGTGACCTTCATCTCTGGGGGAGGGGGTGGGCGCTTCGGTGGTGGCGGTTTGGGTAATTCGCGTTTTTTCTCCTGTATTTTTTCATCGGGTTTAATGCGTATGAATTCCACCATGCGGAGGTCTTCATTTGACACTAATTCGTGGCGCTCTTTATTTACCAGCTTGTCCATCCCCCAGAATAATCCGAGGGAGACAATCAGCGCCAAGGCAAGGGAGGCCAAATACCGCATAGGCTTAATCCTTATTGGTTGCGGCAATGGAGATACTTTCGACACCTGCCATCTTGATCTGGTCCATCACTTTTACGACCACGCCAGCATTGGCTTCGGTATCCGCTTGGATGACAACCGCACCATCAGGGCTTTCTGCGCGAAGGCGCTCAATGTTGGCACGTACGGCATCAGTTTCGATGCGGCGTTTATCGACCCAAACATCACCTGCAGCGCCGATAGCGACCATGATGTTCCCTTTTTTCACGGTTTGCGCAGAGCTTGCCGTAGGACGATTGACTTCTAGACCGGCTTCTTTCACGAACGACGTGGTAACGATAAAGAAGATCAACATGATGAATACGATGTCGAGCATCGGAGTCATATCGATAGCAGCTTCGTCACTGCTATTATTGCTATAGCGTCTTTTCATGACCTATACCTCTTATTTCCGTTTACTCAGGCAATGTGCTTTAACTTATCTTCAAGTTTCTGCGTGGTAACTTTGGCTAAATGATCAAGACGAGTACTGAAGAAAAGTCCTGATAGTGAAGCCACCATCCCAGCAAGTGTCGGGATCGTTGCCTTTGAGATCCCTGAGGCCATTGCTCTAGGGCTTCCTGTTCCTGTTACTGCCAAGATATCGAACACTTGGATCATACCGACAACGGTGCCAAGTAGACCCAGTAGAGGGCAAAGTGCGATTAACACTTTGATGATGGGTAACCCCTTTTTATTCTCGATATCCTGACGAGAGACCATTTCTTGTCGGATCATCTTAGCGTTCCAGCTTTGATGCTCTGAACGTGCTTGCCAAGAGCTGATGGTGTTTTTCATGGCTTTTGGCGCGACGGCAGCGAAGTAAAACCAACGTTCTAGCAAGACTGCCCATAACATAAAGCTGAGGATGAAAATGGCGACGAGTACATCGCCACCCATTCCCAAGAAGCGCCTAATTGATTCCAGTTCTGCGATTAACCACCACATAGCGCCTCCTTAGCTTTCGGCCTTATGCAGCTTTTCCTGATAGCGAGCGATGAAACCTGCACTCTGTTCTTCAAGAGTTTGCACCAAGCGACGGCCTTTACTGTGTACGATGGTGTAGAGGAACAGCAGTGGGATCGCGACCACTAGACCAAGCATGGTTGTCACTAGTGCCTCAGAAATACCACCCGCCATCAGTTTTGGATCGCCTGTACCGAATAGAGTGATGGCTTGGAAAGTACCAATCATTCCCATAACGGTACCAAGTAGACCGAGCAGAGGCGCTACAGAAGCAAACAGCTTGATTGAGCTCACAAAGCGTTCAATACTTGGAGCATTACGTAAGATGATCTCATCTAATTTGGCTTCCAGATCTTCTAGGTTGTCCCCTTTATGCTCTTGGTAAGCTTGAATTACTTCACCTAGAGGGTTACCTGGTATCACGCTGTCTGAGCTGGCTTGTTTGCGCATTTTGCTGCCAATCACTAATAGACGTACGTAACAGATAAGGGCAATCAGTGCGCCAACCGCTCCCATCGCTAGGATCACATAGCCGACAACGCCACCTTGGTCGATGCGTTCTTGCACGGTGGGGCTCTGAACAAGCAAAGATAAGATCACGCCACGTGAAGGATCGAGGAAAAGGGGTTCGTATGCGTTATTTGCTGCTTCAAAGCCGCCAACTAAACCAGTGATGTTGTTACTTGGCTGACGAGACAGTTCTTCAAACTTACCGGTTTGAGGGACATAAGTGACGTATTTACCGTCTGCAATCGCGTTGAATTCACCAACCAAAGTGATGTCTCGAACGGCTTCTTTACCTTCTCCGTAAACAACCGTTGCTGATGCCGTGGTTGTTTCTCCTGAGGCGACGATTTGCTGCAGAATGGTGTACCAAAATGCTTCCAGCTCTTGAGTAGAAGGTAATGCTTTGCTCTCAGCCAGTTTGGTCAGAAGCGCTTCACGTTCAGGAAACAGCACTGCATTTTGTGACGCCGCAAATAAGCCTTTAAATTCGCCAGCATATTGACGAACGACCCCAAACATTTCACCTAAGGTGCCGGAACGCACGCGAAGAGTTTCTGTTAGCTCGGTTAACTGCTTGTCGTTCTCGTCAAAGGTGGCTTTCAGTTGGTCACCTAGAGTTTGTTGTGCGGCAAGTTCATCACGAGCCTGCTGTAAGAGAGCGGCTTGCTGATCGCGGTTATTTTTGAACTCCGCTTCACGTACTTTGTTCTGCTTAGACTCAACGATACTCTCTGATTGAACGTTTTTAAGCAGTTCTGATAAATTTTTCGGAGTGTCGGCATTGACGCCCGCGACCATAATGAAACTCGCAAGTAAGCCAGCGGCTAGAGTTTTGAATCCTTTCATTTTTATTCCTCCCCAGCAAATACAGGCAGTTTGATCAGCGCAGGTGGCGCTTGTTTCTTAGCGATACGCAGTCCTTGTTGTACAGCAAGGCGGTAGCTTTCAGGTAGGGATTCCCATTGGCGAGTTTGTTGGTTCCACATGCCCGTTTCACCGCCATCAGGTGATTGGAACAGCAGGGCAGTACGACCAACACGTAGGAAATCGTACGTCACGGTTTCCCCATTTCGCTCCAGGCTTGCTTTGTAAGACTCCAGCGAGCGTGAAAAGCCTTCTTCGATTTGATAGGCCGCCATGACTTTACGGAATTTTTCCGATGTGGTGACATCAGCACGATCCATGAGGTCACGAAGTTCTTGGACACGAATGGTGCGCTCTTCTTTTTGGAAAGGCAGATCGAGGGTCACGAATTCATCTAATGCGTCGATCATTTTTAAGGTTAGGGGCACCACTTCCGTTGCCGTTTGGTCGATCTGAGCAATCTGAGCGTTGAGAGAATCCAGCTCTCCTTGCTGTGACTCAACCATACGGCTGATTTGTTCGTTGTAGACTTTCATGCTGTCGATCTGGCGAAGTAAGCCTTTGTATTCGCTCAGCATGCTTTCTGTACTTTCTGCGTAGTGATCAATTTTTTGTTGTGAAGCCTGAGAAGACTTGGTTACTTTCGCTTGATTCGCGACCACAGTGCCTGAGTCTGCTGCGATTGCTGTTCCACTTACCGCCAACAGAGCGGCAGTGATTGCACTTACGCCAAATTCCTTTAACGCCATAGTTGCATCCTTGTCAGTGTGTAAAATGTCAGTCGGTTGTGGCGCAGGAAAATGACCTGCGCCAAAAGTTTGCTTAAAAGTTTTGTGAGTAGTTCAAGAAGTAAACACGCCCCTGAATACCGTATAAGTCAGTGTTATAGGTGACACCATCGGATTCAAAAGCCGGATCTTCATCAGTAAGGTTGCGAACACCCGCTGTCAGCTTTCCATCCCATGGTGTGGAGTAGTTGTACGCGACATTAAATGTGGTCAAGCTTGGTATCTTGCCCGTTTTGTTGTAGTTCTTATCGACATCTTGCGCTTGAGAGGCAATGTGATCCGCCGAAAAGTAAATGTCATGGTCATTGAGAATGTTAAATCCAACACCGGTTTGGAAGCGATACTCTGGCATGCCATTGCGGCCAACTTTGTTATTGGTTGGGCCGTTCACGTACTCAGGGCTGCTGTAATCAAGTACATAAGTACCAGCAAAGTCGTAGCGAACCGTAGTCAGGTCGAAGTCATAAAGGTAATTCACCTTTAAGTCGATCCCTGATGTTTCAAGGTCCCCAATGTTCGATAGTGGAACGGTCGCATGAGTAATACTGCCCGCTGCATCACGAGTGATGTTGGCGTTTGCCTGACCACTGCTGCGCTCTTGGTCAATCATACTTTGTAGCGTATTCATGACTATCGTATCTTCAATACGGATGTTGTAGTAATCCGCGGTAAGGGCAAGATCTTCGATAGGTGAGTAGCTGATACCAAAGTTAAGTGAGGTTGAGGTCTCGGCATCTAAATCTTTGTTTGAGGTGCGTGTAGTCGTGTATTGCTTTTCTGGACAATCAGCCTCAGAGATGCCATTCGCTTCACAGTAGACGTAATCTTTAGCGAAGTCGTTGGATTCACTGTCTGCACCATAAAGGTT
This window of the Vibrio azureus genome carries:
- a CDS encoding helix-turn-helix domain-containing protein is translated as MNKQVFWKLDKSHRRLYGENGIEIHFTKYEFNLFFYLLSQQQQVCSSSSIIEQVWGDSPKGSYAADSSNLIQLISKIRRQLKPLEKIMEIKSQRGVGYFLSMSEGYVFNDDEISYTPQTIYDRDSETEKKYRFYQSQFLKQLFSLNQDRQFRIRDFGFVLLLSVFFGGILLLRQTSRLPTSPVYKANSGLHVGDCGIPSELIFTQENLACSDISDFNFAQDHSYIISKAAGNIYVSSF
- a CDS encoding pilus assembly protein — encoded protein: MQKLTSESGSASVEAIFTIPILIYILIVMVGFLQYVHNESIFNYNITRALHLFDYNSIVIDNDLDASKLKFIESLNYNLNQSVINLDEDSLRFDCFDDLNSLINSSYSIECNRSTIGESQVIRISFQLDYKRFSWLFSKIFPDDFLGLSRELIILNESI
- a CDS encoding type II secretion system F family protein, with translation MSIKSFTIVIVFVYVNNILVKLFFEKFFIKEERTRIKVNFTYFLDLLATATKSGMTIELALIAVSEYIGSMSLSLSNYIHIYSNDISTNGFTVASENLRKNIEIQEIKDFTAVLENAVESGAAVNDALRMLSKETRSFHFIETEEKIGKISAKMGVPLILFIMFPIIVEIIAPGVLNLMSKL
- a CDS encoding tetratricopeptide repeat protein, translating into MKGYIKWLASLALISGVSSAPVIAANPELSDRTFRTVNKVQELIAEENYTKAVAKINAALKSSGKKQYDKAVLLQQMGFLYSLKDDYPKAAKYFAQALSLDALPVPVAQQVRYSLAQLYLAEGQFKQSVVTMKEWFKTAQSTEEKPQAHAYITLASAYVQLGDYKNAIPPTKQAIAMSKNPSESWYQLLMSAHYELKQFRSVAGVLKILTTEYPQNKRYWTQLSGIYMELKQERNALSTLEMAHKLGLLEGEKEHLRLVNFQAYQGVPYRAATTLQASIEQGLVTRSAANLEKLASFWQQAQELDKSIDTYLLAYNMAPTAKTQLKVARLMILDKQYAAATKFAKKAAPDAKRKDKGELSYIRGMAHFELNQPNHALKAMKNSALVPEISNMAGPWINFLESQS
- a CDS encoding tetratricopeptide repeat protein is translated as MKKLIIYCLFGLCLSACQATKTSEIGPELTFNLKSYEKVISQLSEKKLLTDRENYMLAYSFYKIGQSDRAIFLLSGKKQLKDDDLYLLAIIYLENNDKASAKNYLDKIKSHKSYQEDNKLAAKVDNLYLLAKCDDLGKEQCSTEFNSLSKKYPTSEFIYKNMLLSHFVYQPNDKSNFLKIYNTYETNKEDLESVVLAGVISGQDDIAIELLNKKYKDKDKVLLIYEAIKDAKVNE
- a CDS encoding ExbD/TolR family protein, producing MKRRYSNNSSDEAAIDMTPMLDIVFIMLIFFIVTTSFVKEAGLEVNRPTASSAQTVKKGNIMVAIGAAGDVWVDKRRIETDAVRANIERLRAESPDGAVVIQADTEANAGVVVKVMDQIKMAGVESISIAATNKD
- a CDS encoding type II secretion system F family protein; this translates as MAFRKEKLDDYIEDAIINESKENNIFDKIKASFNDFYLKYLSQNILIMFFDIYGLSNFIIHIGVVLFYISFMLFVTDTFRFSYFLTSILISLVVLIGFYQILNEYKRKLSDYFEDKFAFALRMISRNLLSGRTIISAMESASRHTVGKIRLEFERIIKQVHAGNTLEEALASGEKIYPYKGYIVFSANVQMSLKRGGSIKDSLNELAQDLVASQVIRKKTQALTSESRGAAKILALLPFIMLFILKNLAQDNFNYLLNEQYGKYIIVYVVVSVTIGFVMIQKMINSVSL
- a CDS encoding energy transducer TonB yields the protein MRYLASLALALIVSLGLFWGMDKLVNKERHELVSNEDLRMVEFIRIKPDEKIQEKKRELPKPPPPKRPPPPPEMKVTATVKPVMEQIPMDMPKLDLPVNVTGGSVLGHYTQGGGAKLAGSGGPVPLATFQPQMPRKAARAGIEKGIVLIEFTVNQRGGVQDIKVLKETPRKLGLGRAAKKTVSKWTFKPKMVDGKPADARLSQEIEFSTN
- the tadF gene encoding tight adherence pilus pseudopilin TadF gives rise to the protein MNQFNTDSGSIAVEATILMPCLLILTLLIMQFSAATSLKLELSDMTFQIGRLISNRHDVFSGNLSSTDINKISKAFHLEERNISIFVEELAYGEIDSSGQNYNILKLYHDIDGRHCDIDEALSVQPVINAFNKFHSVYRVTLCRHIESFNTLPIPNTLYNWFEVKFSSTHYGIHH
- a CDS encoding MotA/TolQ/ExbB proton channel family protein, whose translation is MKGFKTLAAGLLASFIMVAGVNADTPKNLSELLKNVQSESIVESKQNKVREAEFKNNRDQQAALLQQARDELAAQQTLGDQLKATFDENDKQLTELTETLRVRSGTLGEMFGVVRQYAGEFKGLFAASQNAVLFPEREALLTKLAESKALPSTQELEAFWYTILQQIVASGETTTASATVVYGEGKEAVRDITLVGEFNAIADGKYVTYVPQTGKFEELSRQPSNNITGLVGGFEAANNAYEPLFLDPSRGVILSLLVQSPTVQERIDQGGVVGYVILAMGAVGALIALICYVRLLVIGSKMRKQASSDSVIPGNPLGEVIQAYQEHKGDNLEDLEAKLDEIILRNAPSIERFVSSIKLFASVAPLLGLLGTVMGMIGTFQAITLFGTGDPKLMAGGISEALVTTMLGLVVAIPLLFLYTIVHSKGRRLVQTLEEQSAGFIARYQEKLHKAES
- a CDS encoding MotA/TolQ/ExbB proton channel family protein — protein: MWWLIAELESIRRFLGMGGDVLVAIFILSFMLWAVLLERWFYFAAVAPKAMKNTISSWQARSEHQSWNAKMIRQEMVSRQDIENKKGLPIIKVLIALCPLLGLLGTVVGMIQVFDILAVTGTGSPRAMASGISKATIPTLAGMVASLSGLFFSTRLDHLAKVTTQKLEDKLKHIA